From a single Brassica rapa cultivar Chiifu-401-42 chromosome A01, CAAS_Brap_v3.01, whole genome shotgun sequence genomic region:
- the LOC103828238 gene encoding pyruvate kinase, cytosolic isozyme: MEKILDGRTNGALKKTKIVCTLGPVSRSVEMIEKLLKAGMNVARFNFSHGTHEYHQGTLDNLRIAMKNTGILCAVMLDTKGPEIRTGFLKEGKPVQLVHGQEITISTDYTLEGDSNTISMSYKKLAEDLKSEDRILCSDGTISMTVLSCDKVNGLVRCRCENSATLGEKKNVNLPGVVVDLPTLTEKDQEDILKWGVPNKIDIIALSFVRKGSDLDLVRELLGDHAKSIVLMSKVENQEGVRNFDKILKNSDAFMVARGDLGMEIPIERIFQAQKMMIERANAVGKPVVTATQMLESMTKSPLPTRAEATDVANAVLDGTDCVMLSGETAAGAHPEAAVKIMARICKVAEETLDYDAVHKKIQEAVPLPLSTVEDLAASAVSKAMSHGAKAIVVLTKGGYTAGLVAKHRSSVPILSVAVSDDLESRCSLSVAKRGLIYRGIIPVVANSGSAEEATRFAVEFAKEKGICKVGDSLVLVHYIDGSSVIKTLLVD; this comes from the exons ATGGAGAAGATTCTTGACGGAAGAACTAATGGAGCACTCAAGAAGACCAAGATCGTGTGTACTCTTGGACCAGTGTCCAGATCTGTTGAGATGATCGAGAAGCTTCTCAAAGCCGGTATGAACGTAGCTCGTTTCAACTTCTCCCATGGTACTCACGAGTACCACCAAGGAACTCTCGATAATCTAAGAATCGCCATGAAGAACACTGGTATCTTGTGTGCCGTCATGCTTGACACAAAG GGTCCTGAGATTAGAACCGGCTTTCTCAAAGAAGGCAAACCGGTTCAGCTAGTTCACGGTCAAGAGATAACAATCTCAACTGATTACACCTTGGAAGGAGATTCAAACACAATCTCGATGAGCTACAAGAAGCTTGCAGAAGATCTCAAGTCAGAGGACAGGATTCTTTGTTCCGACGGGACAATCTCTATGACTGTCTTGTCCTGTGACAAGGTTAACGGTCTTGTCCGTTGCAGATGCGAGAACTCAGCAACCCTAGGAGAGAAAAAGAACGTTAATCTCCCAGGAGTTGTAGTTGATCTCCCAACACTTACGGAGAAAGATCAAGAAGATATTCTCAAGTGGGGTGTTCCAAACAAGATCGATATCATCGCTCTTTCCTTTGTTCGTAAAGGATCTGACCTAGATCTAGTCAGGGAGTTACTTGGAGATCACGCAAAGAGTATCGTGCTTATGTCAAAG GTTGAGAATCAAGAAGGAGTGAGGAACTTCGACAAGATTCTCAAGAACTCTGACGCATTCATGGTGGCTAGAGGCGATCTAGGTATGGAGATTCCGATCGAGAGGATCTTCCAAGCTCAGAAGATGATGATCGAGAGAGCTAACGCTGTCGGGAAACCAGTCGTGACAGCCACACAGATGCTTGAGTCTATGACTAAATCTCCTCTTCCGACAAGAGCCGAGGCTACAGACGTGGCCAACGCTGTCCTCGACGGAACGGACTGCGTCATGCTTAGCGGAGAAACCGCCGCCGGAGCCCACCCTGAAGCCGCCGTGAAAATCATGGCGAGAATCTGTAAGGTGGCGGAGGAAACCCTTGACTACGATGCCGTGCATAAGAAGATTCAAGAAGCTGTGCCCTTGCCGCTGTCTACAGTGGAAGACCTAGCCGCTTCAGCCGTCTCCAAGGCGATGAGTCATGGAGCCAAGGCGATTGTGGTTCTCACCAAGGGAGGATACACGGCGGGGCTTGTGGCGAAGCACAGGTCAAGCGTTCCGATTCTGTCGGTGGCTGTTTCGGATGATTTGGAGTCGAGGTGCTCTCTTTCGGTGGCGAAACGTGGTTTGATTTACCGTGGAATCATTCCGGTGGTTGCGAACAGTGGTTCGGCGGAGGAGGCGACGAGATTCGCGGTTGAGTTCGCCAAGGAGAAGGGAATCTGTAAGGTTGGAGACTCTCTTGTCTTGGTGCATTACATTGATGGTTCCTCTGTTATCAAGACTCTGCTTGTGGACTAG
- the LOC103828237 gene encoding myb-related protein 2, whose amino-acid sequence MYYQNQHQGKSILSSSRMHLPSERHHQFLRGGNSLGGSGLILSTDAKPRLKWTPDLHERFIEAVNQLGGADKATPKTIMKVMGIPGLTLYHLKSHLQKYRLSKNLNGQANSGLNKIGMMTMMEEKSPDADEIQSETLSIGPQPNKNSPISEALHMQIEVQRRLHEQLEVQRHLQLKIEAQGKYLQSVLEKAQETLGKQNLGEAGLEAAKVHLSEFVSKVSAEYPNTSFLEQKEFRNLCTQQMQPPDCSLESCLTSSEGAQKNPKTLENNRLGLRTYLGDSTSEQKEPMFKRMELTWTEGLRGNPYLSTMVSDAEQRVSYSDRSPDRLSIGVGMHGHRGHQQGNNKFKDERFNDKGEDHKLETQGTTTELDLNTQVDNYCTTRPKQLDLNGFSWN is encoded by the exons ATGTATTACCAAAACCAACACCAAGGAAAGAGCATACTCTCATCTTCAAGAATGCACTTACCTTCTGAGAGGCATCATCAATTCCTTAGAGGAGGGAATAGTCTAGGAGGTTCTGGTCTCATCCTTTCAACCGATGCAAAGCCGCGCTTAAAATGGACTCCAGATCTTCATGAGAGATTCATTGAAGCAGTTAATCAACTCGGTGGAGCAGATA AAGCTACTCCTAAAACAATCATGAAAGTCATGGGTATTCCAGGTCTTACTTTATACCATCTCAAAAGTCATCTTCAG AAATACAGGCTGAGCAAGAATCTCAACGGACAAGCTAACAGCGGCTTAAACAAAATAG GTATGATGACCATGATGGAAGAAAAGAGCCCTGATGCAGATGAAATTCAAAGTGAGACTTTAAGCATTGGACCACAGCCAAATAa GAACTCGCCTATAAGTGAAGCACTACATATGCAAATAGAGGTCCAAAGAAGGCTTCATGAGCAACTTGAG GTACAGCGACATTTGCAGCTCAAAATAGAGGCTCAAGGAAAGTACCTGCAATCAGTTTTGGAGAAAGCACAAGAGACTCTTGGAAAACAAAACCTCGGTGAAGCTGGACTCGAAGCTGCCAAAGTTCACCTCTCTGAGTTTGTATCTAAAGTATCAGCAGAGTACCCAAACACAAGCTTCCtagaacaaaaagagtttcGGAACCTATGCACACAACAGATGCAACCACCTGATTGCTCCCTAGAAAGCTGCTTAACCTCGAGCGAGGGAGCTCAGAAGAACCCTAAAACGCTAGAGAACAACAGGTTAGGACTCAGAACATATCTTGGTGATTCAACATCCGAGCAGAAAGAACCAATGTTCAAACGGATGGAGCTCACGTGGACGGAAGGTCTAAGAGGGAATCCATATCTTTCAACAATGGTTAGTGACGCAGAACAAAGAGTCTCATATTCAGATAGAAGTCCAGATAGACTGTCAATAGGAGTAGGAATGCATGGACACAGAGGTCATCAACAAGGCAACAATAAGTTTAAAGACGAAAGATTCAATGACAAGGGTGAAGATCATAAGCTTGAAACCCAAGGCACAACAACAGAGTTAGATCTTAACACTCAAGTTGATAACTATTGTACAACGCGTCCTAAACAGTTGGACTTAAATGGTTTTAGCTGGAACTGA